The genomic region ATGCGCTGCTCGCCGTCTACGGCAGCCCTGAAGCCACGGAGCACCTGTCGGTCGAACCCCGTTCCCGCGAACAGGTCGTGCAGATCGTGACCCGGTCAATGGCCTCCGCAACCGCACCCCCGCGCACTGAGCACGCGCTCGCCGTCATTGAGCGGGACACGGCAGAACTGATCGGGTCCGGCCGACTGGCCGCCGACCCGCATCAGCAACGCGGCGCCACCGTGGGCTTCGCCCTGAGACCCGACGCGTGGGGTGTGGGCTACGGCATGGAGACGGTACGGCTGCTGCTCGGCCTAGGCTTCGACGACCTCGACCTTCACCGCATCTGGGGAGCGAGATCGCCCCTCAACGAAGCGTCGGCCAAGACGATGGCAGCCGCCGGCATGGTCGAGGAAGGAGTGATCCGCGAGCACGTCCTGAAAGCCGGAAAGTGGCGGGACTCCGTCGTGCACGCGATCCTCGACCGCGAGTGGCGGTCCGCCGAACCGACGTAACACTTCCTTCCGAACCCCAGTTCACCAAGGAGGCCGCATTGCCCGCCCCATACCGTGGCTTGATACTCGACTTCGGTGGAGTCCTGACCACTCGCATGAGGCTGAATGGTGAGGCGTTCGAAAGGTCCGAGGGCCTGCCCCCTGACACCTACTTCCGCGCTCTGGGAGAACATCCGGACGGCATCGCGGTGTACGCCGCCCTGGAGGTCGGGGAGGCGACGCA from Streptomyces sp. NBC_00878 harbors:
- a CDS encoding GNAT family N-acetyltransferase, with the protein product MYPVRRSGPRLDLRELALDDVDALLAVYGSPEATEHLSVEPRSREQVVQIVTRSMASATAPPRTEHALAVIERDTAELIGSGRLAADPHQQRGATVGFALRPDAWGVGYGMETVRLLLGLGFDDLDLHRIWGARSPLNEASAKTMAAAGMVEEGVIREHVLKAGKWRDSVVHAILDREWRSAEPT